From the genome of Nocardia mangyaensis:
GCGGTGGCGGCCGCGACGGGTAGTGGTGACCGGACGGCGGCAGAGGCCGGCGTGCGGCTGGCCTACACCCGCGCCGGGCTGGCCGAACCGGAGCGGATCGTGTGGGCCGCCTCGCCGTTGGCGGCTGTCGAGCTGCTGACCTCGGGCAGCATCGCGCCAGGAGCTCCTGTCCGGGAGGCCGTGCGCAACGGTCCATGGGCCGCCGAACGCGCGCGCCTGCACACCGCGCTCGGCACGAACGGCTACAGCGCGCACTGGCGGGCCACCGGCGCGGACCTGTGGGACCTGACGAATTCGGTGGTGGAACGCATCCGGGCCGGTGTCATCGACGCCGCGGCCGGTGATCGCAAGCGGGAACGGCAGATCCGGGTACTGCTGCTCGACGCCGTCCTCGGCCAGCACGAGGCCGCCTGGCTCAGCGCCTACGACACCGCGCCCGGTCATCCCCTCGACGGTGTCGCCGCGGTGGCCGCGCAGGCAGGCTGGTGGTGGCCCTATGCGAAGGTGGCGGTGATCACCGAGCGGCCGCTCGAGCTTCACCGCGACGAAGCCGGACGACTGGACCGCGGCGACGGACCTGCCCTGGCGTACGCCGACGGCTTCGTTCTGCACGCCTGGCGTGGAATGCCGGTCACTGCCGAGTTCCTCGACAGCTTGCGCTCGCTGACCCCGCAGCGGATCCGGGAGGAGGAGAACGCGGAACTGCGCCGGGTGATGCTCGAGTACTACGGCTACGACCGCTATCTCACCGAATCCGACGCCCGCCCCCTGCACCGCGATGAAACAGGCATCTTGTGGCGAATAGCGCTCGACGGCGACGAGGACGTGGTCATGGTCGAAGTGGTCAACTCCACCCCCGAACCCGACGGCGCCTACCGCACCTACTGGCTCCGCGTCCCACCCACCACCCGCACCGCCCGCGAGGGCGTCGCCTGGACCTTCGGCTTGGGTGCCGACATCTACGAACCGCTCCAGCAGACCTGAGCCGCGGCCCCTATCGTCATCTCGTGAACGCGCACGTCAATGG
Proteins encoded in this window:
- a CDS encoding DUF6745 domain-containing protein; protein product: MTRNLSATTETSIETTPRDWRAVAAATGSGDRTAAEAGVRLAYTRAGLAEPERIVWAASPLAAVELLTSGSIAPGAPVREAVRNGPWAAERARLHTALGTNGYSAHWRATGADLWDLTNSVVERIRAGVIDAAAGDRKRERQIRVLLLDAVLGQHEAAWLSAYDTAPGHPLDGVAAVAAQAGWWWPYAKVAVITERPLELHRDEAGRLDRGDGPALAYADGFVLHAWRGMPVTAEFLDSLRSLTPQRIREEENAELRRVMLEYYGYDRYLTESDARPLHRDETGILWRIALDGDEDVVMVEVVNSTPEPDGAYRTYWLRVPPTTRTAREGVAWTFGLGADIYEPLQQT